Part of the Salvelinus fontinalis isolate EN_2023a chromosome 1, ASM2944872v1, whole genome shotgun sequence genome is shown below.
ccctctgtcctgagctaccttgtcccagagctgtccttgattctggtgttgcccctaaatttaggtggggttatttggagggtggtcattgtggggaggctacggaagcggggattgattatggtggggtgggaaccacgCCCGGAGCctaagccaccaccgtggtcagatgcccacccagaccctcccctggactttttggtgatgcgttcggagtacgcatcttgaggggggggttatgtcatgttcctgacctgttttctgtttagttttgtgtgttagttggtcaggacgtgagtttgggtgggcattctatgttgtctgtttctatgttggtttagggttgcctggtatggctctcaattggaggcaggtgtttggcgttcctctaattgagagtcatatttaggtaggcggttcacagtgtttgtttgtgggtggttgtctcctgtgtctgtgtcgatgtttgcaccatacgggactgtttacggtttgttcatttcatgtagtctgttcctgttcatttcgttcttcacgttgtatgtaagttcgtcgttcaggtctgtctactttcgttttgttattttgtatcattttcaagtatagttcgttttgtcttgttaaataaattcatcatgtcatttcaacgcgctgcaccttggttcaatccctgctcctcctcttcggatgaagaggagtaggaccgccgttacatttgagatgtttggttccaagtctaccacatgtagtaaccaaaaaagtgtgaaacaaatcaaaatatatttgagattgttcaaaggagccaccctttgccttgatgacagtttgcacactcttggcattctctcaactagcatcatgaggtagtcacctggaatgcatttcaattaacaagtgtgccttgttgaaTGTtgaatttccttcttaatgcgtttgagcccatcagttgtgttgtgacaaggtagcggtggtatatagaagatagccctatttggtaaaagacaaagtccatattatggaaagaacagctcaaataagcaaagagaaacaacagtccatcattactttaagacattaaggtcagtcaatctggaacttTTCAAGAACttggaaagtttcttcaagtgtagtcgcaaaaactatgatgctataatgaaactggctcttatgaggaccgccaccggaaaggaagacccagagttaactctgctgcagaggataagttcattagagttaactgcacctcagattgcagcccaaataaatgcttcacagagttcaagtaatagacacatttcaacatcaactgttcagagactgcgtgaatcaggccttcatggttgaattgctgcaaagaaaccactattaaaggacaccaataagaagaaatacttgcttgggccaagaaacacgagcaatggacattagaccggcggaaatctgtcctttggtctgatgagtccaaattttagatttttggttccaagtctaccacagcattctgtagtgatacaccatcccatgtggtttgcgcttagtgggactgtcatttgtttttcaacagaacaatgacccaacacaccttcaggctgtgtaagggctatttgaccaagaaggagagtgatggcgtgctgcatcagatgacttgccctccccaatcacctgacctcaacccaattgagatggtttgggatgagatggaccacagagtgaaggaaaagcagtcaacagcatttgtgggaactccatcaagactgttggaaaagtattccaggtgaagctggatgagagaactCTTggcgagtgtgcaaagctgtcattaaggcaaagggtggctacttttaagaatctaaaatatattttattagtttaacacttttttggttactacatgattccataagtgttatttcatagtgttgatgtattcactattattctacaatgtagaaaatagtaaaaataaagaaaaactcttgaatgtgtaggtgtgcccaaactttcgactggtactgtatataccgcCATCTTAGAGTATCTTTGTCTTCTCTTATTGGGTGTCCATCCCAAAGTATTGCACTTGGGAAATCAGAAATCAAGCACCGCTTTAAATGACACTCACCTTTCAGGATCAAAAAGAGATCTTCAAAAGAGATCTTTCATTGAGCAAACAAAATGTTTAGTTAAACTACCGATGGAAGTTTTGAAGACACCAAACCTAAGCATTAATGTGTTGAGCCATCATAACTGTGTTGAAAAAAATCCACCTTGCATCAATTAAGGTTCAACATTTTATGGAACCTCCTGAACTGGGTCTGTTCCTCACCTTGGCCATCCCATTCAAAATGTTCTGGACACGTCACTGGGGGGGGACTACTTTTGACGTCTAAAAAAGTATGACAAACTTTCATTTTGTAGTGTAATGTCCCTTTAAGTTTAAGACTTACCTGGCTTGTGGTGGATGTTGGCTGTAGAACCACATTTTGATTTAACATTGCTCAGGTCAATCTTTTTGTGGACTATTTGAACCTGTGCAGGGATATAAAAAAAAAGAGACAAATCTATACATATCATTTTATTAAATGTTTCCTCCAAGTAGAGGAGAAATGTGTATTGATGATGTTGACTTGTGATGCATGCAACCACATAGGACCTTGCCCTCTGCATTGGCCTGTTAGTGTAAGTCAGATGGTCGTTGGGGAGAGTAAAACACTGTTAACAagatacacagaaacacacacacactattactgGACAATACCGATTGACTCAAAGTCAAGATCCCCGTGCTGATTTAACTGTATCATTTGAAACTCAATGAATACTTTAAATAGAGTGTTTTCAGTTTATTAAGTATTCTCACATTCTATGCCGTCATTCATTTAGAATGCAAACTTTGTAGCGATATCTCAAAATGAGACATTGTTGTTATTTCGAATTGCAGCAGACATTTATTGCGTTATGCAGTACATTGCCATTCGACTTGGTCAAGTTAATATCCAGAAGGGTTAAAGTTGCTTTTAGATTCAAAAGCCAAGTTTCACAATCCAAGCTCTGGATCTGATGACCTCATCACATGCAGCCAGGCTCCCGGAGTGAAGGGCCCGGCTGGTGTCTCTCGACACAAAGCTCTTTGTCTCGCTTGAATGAGGTCACTTATTTGCTGTTCACTACAATAGGCTGGCAACTCCAAGCAGAAGCATAGGACAGACACACTTTTGTTAATGGGCATTAAGGGTGGCTTCTGTCCCATTTGATGCTTGTGTGCttgacatttgcaaacatttatttCATTTTAGGAAAAAAAGGATACTACAAAACTCAGCTGATCAGTTTGGTCCCACTTATTAAGTACCTGTCCAGGTACTCATTTTGCTTAAAGGTCAAGTTTATAGACATTATTTAATCAgcaaacacagacaaacagacaggtaCACATATTCTCTAGCGGGGGGTGGGGAGAAACATCATTAAGCCTACTTTAGGTTGTCATGAGCATTACATAAGATTTCCTTGGTAGTTGCAGCTGATGTCATATGATATAACAGGGTCCTGACACAAATAGCAATTTAGGTCAGCTAGCTCACgaaccaactagctagctagggtTGGGGTAAATTCAGGGAGTGAATTGAAATTCAAACTTTAATGATGAATATTGACATTTCCGTTTGCTGCCAGAATTggctgaattgaaatggaatagaCACCTAACCCTGTTGCGTACCACTGCATGCAACATAAACGTGTTGGACCATTTCACCAACATCTATTGTTATAATTATGTACAGCATATGACACGCTCATGACAGTTGATAGAGGCTTTATGACCACTTGTTAACGCAACATATCAATATCTCACAGTTGTAGTAGTGGGAGAGTTGTAGTCACACAGATTGGGACAGATTAACACAATCGAGACAGGGATTTCCGTGCAAAGGTGTTCGACTAGTTCCTTAGTGCAGATGCAAATTATCCCATTGGAAAAGGGAAGGGCTTTGGCAAAAGCGATTTCTGCAGGGAGCCGCGGGTTCAGCCCTTTAGTAAGGCCTACTCACATTGCCTCCTCCGGGTGTATGTTTGATATTATCTTTGGAGCCACAGCGAGACTGCACATTGCTTACGTCCACCTTCATTTCTAGTATTTGTACCTGGAAAAGTGCAGATGTAGGGGAAGAGAATGTTATCCTCGAGCAATCAGAAAGCAGCACGGCTGCGTATGAGGACCATGGTAAAGGAGGCGAAACCAGAactttgtataaaaaaaaatacattagaCTGGTTGTAGGTAATGACAAGGGACCAGTAGAGAAGGAAAGGAACTTTTCAGGAACTTTTTTACCAACGTTTGCGTCGATGATCATAAGTGTAGAGTTACTCAAGATGCAGGTGTTGAGTTTATCCCTTAGTTACTCACATTGCCACCTCCAGGTATATGTTTGATATTGTCTTTGGAGCAGCACTTAGACTGGACATTACTAAAGTTGATCTTCTGATCAAGTATATTTACCTGGAAAAGTACAGAGGTATTTTTGTTTGCATTTAttatgccaaggcagcagctactcttccagaggtccagcaaaatgaaggcagtttatgcaattttaaaaacattacattcacagatttcacaaaacACTGTGTGccttcaggcccctactccaccacttccacatatctacagtacaacaTCCACGTGTacgtgtatagtgtgtatgttactgtgtgtgtatatatgcatgtgtctgtgcctatgtttgtgttgctttacagtccccgctgttccataaggtgtatttttatctgttttttaaatctaattttactgcttgcatcagttacttgatgtggaatagagttccatgtaatcatggctctatgtagtaatgtgtgcctcccatagtctgttctggaattggggactgtgaagagacctcttgtggcatgtcttatggggtatgcatgggtgttcgAGCTGTGCACCATTagttcaacatgtcaatacctctcattaATACAAGTagcgatgaagtcaatctctcctccactttgagccaggagagattgacatgcatatttggcggcaggtagcctagtggttagagtattggacgagtaaccgaaaggttgcaagatcaaatacccaagctgacaaggtaaagatctgttgttctgcaactgaacaaggcagttaacccactgttcctaggcttcctagttaaataaatgttaaagcaatatattattaatattagctctctgtgtacatccaaggaccagctgtgctgccctgttctgaaccaattgcaattttcctaagtccctttttgtggcacctgaccacacgacggaacagtagtccaggtgcgacaaaactagggcctgtaggacctgccttgttgatggtgctgttaagaaggtagagaagCGCTTTATTATGGATATACTTCTTCCCATCTTAGCAACTGTTGTAACAAtatattttgaccatgacagtttacaatccagggttacttgagcaagtttagtcacctcaacttgctcaatttccacattatttattacaagatttagttgaggtttagggaatgatttgtcccaaatacaatgcttttagttttagaaatattgaggactaactgcaactctttgttaagtgttgcagtcatttcagtcgctgtagtagctgacatgtatagtgttgtgtCATCTGTATACATAGATACCAGTGGCACCAGTGACACTTACTCAAAGCCAGcgacatgtcattagtaaagattgaaaaaagtaatgggcctagacagctgccctggggagttcctgattctacctggattatgttggagaggcttcctttaaagaacaccctctgtgttctgttagacaggtaactcgtTATCCACAATGTAGCAGGGGaagaaaagccataacacatacgttttgtgtaagtgctgtgcatGTTAAATGTCCTtcactataagcatgctgaacgtttgttgtcaatttgtttactgtaaaatacaatTGTGTCTGGCCAAAAATGTaccaagggttggtaacaggctgattggtcggctatttgagccagtaaagggggctttactattcttaggaagcggaattacttttgcttccctctaAGCCTGGGgagcacacactttctagtaggcttacatTGAAAGATAAAGTTATAGAGGTATAGGAAAGACACCATTATGTTGGAATAATCCAAAGCAGCAAGGCTGCAGGTGTGGAAGACTGAGACTGAGGTAGTGAAATCTGTTCTCATGAATGACCTACCCAGTGTGCACAACTGGTTGAATTGACATTTTATTACGTCTTTAGGTTGTATACTCGTTGTATAAGGACATTTTTCAACATATTTTTAGCAACCAGAAAAATATGTCTTTATCTGATTGTAATCTGACCAGATAACAACCAAACAAGATGTCTTTCCCATGAGGTATTGATCTCATCATGAAAAAGACACCTTTACTGTACCTGGTTATAACAGAGACCCGTTGAATGCAATCTAGTTATTATGATGTCTTTTCAAACAGGAAATTACATCATCAAAACATTATGTGCCAAATTGTGCACGCTAGATAATGGTACTTGTCAACAAATAATATTGTTAAAAAAATGTTGTCCTTCATCAACACTTTTAATAGTCAATATAAAGTATCCACAGAAGCTTCCATGACACCCTTTAACGAGTTATAAAATATTTATAGACCCCTAAGTAGCTGCTGCCCGCTAAGACGGGGCAGTGATGGAACAGAAATGATCAGGTTTGTCAATAAGGTTTTGTCTCAAAACGAGTTACTCACCCTGCCTCCTCCAGGAGTGTGATTCAGGTTGGCTTTGGATCCACAACGAGCCTGGACATTGCTTACGTCCAACTTCTTCTCGAGGATTTGGACCTGAAAGTAGAAGTAAAGGAAAAGGAGTATTAGCCTTGAGTAGTTAAATGCAGCGAGGCTGCAGATGAGGACCATGTCAAAAGAAAGGGAGAATCTGACCTCTTGTAGGGATGAAAGCATAGGGCAGACATATTTTGACTCACTTAGTCTTTTAAAGGGAGTACATTGTAGAGTTTGTGCACCTATGATAAATAAGCTTGTGATGAGGAATGACATGAGAGTCAGCAAAAATGGGGTAGGACATTTCCAATTTCGAAAAAGTTGCTTTGATGATCATAACTGTAGAGAGACTCAAGACTCAGGTGTTGAGTTCATCCCTTAGTTACTCACATTGCCACCTCCGGGTGTATGTTTGATATTGTCTTTGGAGCCACACTTAGACTGCACATTGCTTAAGTCGATCTTCTTTTCAATTATTTGTACCTGGAAACGTGCAGAGGTAGGGGAAGAGACTGTTATCCTTCAAGGGATTCAAAGCAGAGGACTCTACACTAATTCAAGTGAGCTGTCTGAGACGGATAAAAAAATCTCTCAAAACAAAAACGACTAGCCACGTAACAGTTCGTCATCGGAGTGAGAGCTTCCATCCCTGTGTAAAACACTAAAGCAGATGAAGAGACAGTGAATGAGAGGAATGGAATATCAAGGTTGTGTGAGGCACATTGCCATGTAGTAACACCAAATAGAGCCCGAACTTACCCTTCCTCCTCCAGGCTGGTGCTTGATGTTGTCCGTGGAGCCGATCTTGGACCTGACGTTCTTCAGGTCCGGCAAGGGGGCCGCTGCGGTGAGGGGTGCAGGGGCGCGGCTCTTGAGAGAGCCAGGGGACTTGGGTGGGGTGCGCACCACCGCAACCTTTTTCACCTGGTTTGTGGCCACAGCCAAGGGCTTCCCGGGAAGAATCTTGCTGGAGGGGGACTTGGGAGTACCAGGGCTGCTCTGTCCACTGGTGTTGTCTTTAGAGAGTATTGAAAGGGTACAGTGAGCCTTTTTAAAGACCGTAAATGTACAGTTATTGCAAGGCCAGTGAAATATCGTACAAAGAAACAACTGAAGGCTAGTCCTGATCGAACTAATGGGTTCAATAAAATGAATAAATTTTTCGATTTACCTTTGTTCTTGCCGCTTGCTGTATCACAAAAATAAACAGCATACATTAGGCATAATCAGAGGTTTGTCAATAATACTTTTTGTGCTGCACATtgcaggctagctagctacatacctGGAGCTGGGGTTTTGGCGGGAATCTTGGTTCCGGGGGCCTGAGGTCTGGCACCACCCAGAGTCTTTACATCCCCAGAAAAATAAACAAAGGGTTGAAAATGACATTAGTGACAAATTTTCAACCAACATGCTCTTGATTGACTGGCTGATCCATCAGCACTCTTGATATtgtaccaccctgcataccactgctggcttgcttctgaagctaagcagggttggtcctggtcagtccctggatgggagaccagatgctgctggaagtggtgttggagggccagtaggaggcactctttcctctggtctaaaaaaaaatatcccaatgccccagggcagtgattggggacactgtcctgtatagggtgccgtctttcggatgggactttaaacgggtgtcctgactctctgaggtcattaaagatcccatggcacttatcgtaagagtaggggtgttaaccccggtgtcctggctaaattcccaatctgaccctcaaaccatcatggtcacctaataatccccagtttacaattggctcattcatccccctcctctcccctgtaactattccccaggtcgttgctgcaaatgagaacgtgttctcagtcaacttacctggtaaaataacggtaaaataaaaaaattaaaataaaaattgtATTTTTCGAATatgaaattatacttttgttTCTAGCTAGTTACCTAGATTGCATTGCCTATTGACAATGTAGCTATTTTtaaaattttacctttatttaactaggcaaatcagttaagaacaaattcttacttacaatgacggcctaccccggccaaaccctaacccggacgacgccgggccaattgtgcgccgccctatgagactcctaatcacgtccggttgtgacacagcctggaatctaaccagggtctgtagcgatgcctctagcactgagatgcagtgccttagaccgctgctgcACTCGGGAGCCTGTAGCTAATGCTACTCCAACTGTATTTTGATAGCCTCAGACATTCATAGCGCGACACTAAGCTTGCTTCAGCTAACTACCATCCACAATGTACAGTATCTGTAGCACGTGACAACCCCCCATAGGAGTTGGCTATACACCAAAGCAACATCTAGGCTACAGCATCTGTAAATCTTTGGCAAACTTAATTTTGTTTGTGTGAAACTGAAACAGCTCTCCTACCTTACTTCCTGTTCACTGCAGCCTTGTATACATAATTTGTATACATAATTCATAGTACTGAATGTGTGACAGTGAAACTGTGCAAGGGCTTGTTTCTCAGAAATGGCTGTGTTGTGATTGATTGAGGCACGGATCAGAGTGTCAGTACACAGGAAGTCGTTAAAGTGGGCTAACAGATACtcagaatttgatttgatttgatttggcacgGCAAGATGGAACACAGTTCGCTCCGCTACTCTTAGTGAGCATACAAATCTACTCTGGACACACTCAAGGCTGTTGTCACCCTGCATCATAACTGGCCACAGATATTCAACAGACTGTCCCTCTAAAATGTGACATACAGGGAGGAGGAGACTCATACTGGAAGTATTAAAAGGtatagatgggttagctgacaacgtcacgaaaCCTATGCTCACGCTTCAACGGGGCAAAAGTCTGtgagttgttgtgattctggatggcaaGATAGCTACCAACAATGGCAAGAAACTGCAatgtggggaatcgtaagtgACTAGTTTCAGCTAGTTTCATCTTGTTCTTGGAtaacatgtcttgttttgaggtgttttcactgatttcatatcaatgctaatatggctaaaattagctagctaggtaaccaACAACTGTATCAACAATTTTTCAGCGGGTTATTGTCACTCAaaagactgccggtctcacggtaaatGACAGTTAAttaacatacacatatttagcatcaCCAGGCCTCCACACAAGTCGCTGATGCGCCATTGTAACACCTTCATTTAAAAAAGTATAgtaaatcaattgaatatacaatcacaataaatccattatttatttgagtcaggtctaaagaaacattatgatttgaagaaaatgtatttcagaaaaacagaatatgagttggcctactgtatgttatctggcaaTGCACCATGTCATAGGCTGCAGGCATGTTCATTGAGCTGACAAGATATGCATCTAAGTCccgtgccattattttatattatattgtTTTATATTGAGAAGAATacagaaaggatatttttcctgGAGCGAGTGCACATATTATGTCGGGTGTAATTTGAAACAGATCCTATacgctagatttagagttatttgccaactttagttgtgaatgatacaaaccttacaatgtcttagaaatcaaaacatatattttaatgATGCGGGGTAGGCTACTTCGGTTTTATATTGGAGCATGTGCTTAATATGAGCAGCTGAGAAATACATAGAAGAACACTTATTTCACTTATTTCAAGCCTGTTCCTGCAactacccagtgcttaatttgggaaaccaagtgaaatctgttcgaGAACATCAATAGTAACATGTTTTCGCAATGAAACACATTTtactaaactgttgacagcccctctGCACGCTCGAGACAGgaataaaggagagaggaggagatggaaacgcacggtggtgagatattctgtatagcTAAAGGTAATATGTAACCAATTAATAATGAAAATATATTAtatactaggctattcaaaatcaaataaaaatgcaCTAAAATTGTAGGCTAACTGATAGCCGCTCTGCACAATCAATTAACCAACAGCATCACCTAGGGACATACTTTCTCAGAGACTAGTGGATAGACATTTTGGAACGTAgtataaggtaaccagtccatccagtatgtcatctataagtctatgctaggtagagctctgccttatctcagttcactggtcacgataacagcACCCACCCGTCGCAcgtgttccagcaggtatatctcactgatcatccccaaagccaacacctcatttggccgcctttccttccagtgactgaaacgaattgcaaaaatcgctgaagttggagacttttatttccctttccaactttaaacatctgctatctgagcagctaaccgatcgctgcagctgtacatagtccatctgtaaatagtccacccaatctacctacctcatccccatactgtttttattttatttactgttctgctcttttgcacaccagtatctctacttgcacatcatcatctgctcatttat
Proteins encoded:
- the mapta gene encoding microtubule-associated protein tau isoform X2; this translates as MDQHQDYMNNAPNTYSYNSGDTMSASLAGMTINDLHHQENGVQLGHRSPGDGPMKATGGTASTAQAKIENDNADKKTLGGARPQAPGTKIPAKTPAPASGKNKDNTSGQSSPGTPKSPSSKILPGKPLAVATNQVKKVAVVRTPPKSPGSLKSRAPAPLTAAAPLPDLKNVRSKIGSTDNIKHQPGGGRVQILEKKLDVSNVQARCGSKANLNHTPGGGRVQILEMKVDVSNVQSRCGSKDNIKHTPGGGNVQIVHKKIDLSNVKSKCGSTANIHHKPGGGNVEIKSEKLDFNVQSKIGSMDNIGHVAGGGQRRIESHKLTFRETAKARTDHGAEIISLEDDPLSHQLSTLSSSGSINMADSPQLSTLADQVSVSLASQGL